One Glycine max cultivar Williams 82 chromosome 3, Glycine_max_v4.0, whole genome shotgun sequence DNA window includes the following coding sequences:
- the LOC100794942 gene encoding chaperone protein DnaJ gives MLGTVESNGAVCYYSELGIVKHCTDDEIRCAYRKMALKWHPDRWIKDPKLALEAKNRFLRVQEAYSVLSNKGKRRIYDAGLFGLIGEDDDEGFLDFMQEMALMMQKVRPKDEKGMLEDLQGLLIDKMADNEGMEKSGLSWNSSPCPTKRARIL, from the exons ATGTTGGGCACCGTCGAGTCAAACGGTGCCGTTTGTTATTATTCAGAGCTTGGGATTGTCAAACATTGCACCGACGACGAAATTCGATGCGCTTATCGTAAGATGGCTCTG aagtgGCATCCTGATAGGTGGATCAAGGACCCTAAGCTTGCACTAGAAGCTAAAAACCGATTCCTGCGCGTACAAGAGGCTTATTCAG TTTTGTCTAATAAAGGGAAGAGAAGGATATATGATGCTGGCTTGTTTGGTCTGATCGGAGAGGATGATGATGAG GGATTTCTTGATTTCATGCAAGAAATGGCCTTGATGATGCAGAAAGTGAGACCCAAG gatGAGAAAGGCATGTTGGAGGATCTTCAAGGATTGTTAATCGATAAGATGGCAGATAATGAAGGGATGGAAAAGTCTGGGTTAAGCTGGAATTCATCTCCATGTCCTACAAAAAGGGCACGTATCTTATGA